Proteins from a single region of Hermetia illucens chromosome 3, iHerIll2.2.curated.20191125, whole genome shotgun sequence:
- the LOC119652630 gene encoding myosin regulatory light chain LC-2, mantle muscle: MEHAIPPPPPKDKSKKRKKSKSKANGDNVDDSKRGSIAESEPDAGDSQEDEPPEAEQRERTPTTLEKIQEILNPTFKIPETKGPYKIPEAVKAGDVNAMQDLDERKIIELKEVFTLFDTDADGILSSEDLRATWIALGKEPTSETIEQMLTEALSPLDFDAFVALMGYKMIELDPEDVLLEAWSKWDLEGTGFILEERIFHDLISHGDRFTEKEAHRALEDAPLAKAKTLDEPPMIDYQAFCSMLAGLRRRKQPD, from the exons ATGGAGCACGCTATACCGCCACCCCCTCCAAAGGACAAGAGTAAA AAGCGGAAAAAGTCTAAATCCAAGGCCAATGGGGACAATGTCGACGATTCAAAAAGAGGATCTATAGCAGAGTCAGAGCCAGACGCAGGTGATTCTCAAGAAGACGAACCCCCAGAAGCGGAGCAGCGAGAGAGGACTCCTACGACTttggaaaaaattcaagaaatacTCAACCCTACTTTCAAGATACCGGAAACTAAAGGACCTTACAAAATCCCCGAAGCAGTCAAGGCTGGCGATGTTAATGCAATGCAGGATCTTGATGAACGAAAAATTATCGAATTAAAAGAG GTGTTTACATTATTTGATACGGATGCTGATGGAATCTTATCGTCGGAGGACCTTCGAGCTACTTGGATAGCGCTTGGAAAGGAACCGACATCGGAAACTATCGAACAAATGCTCACCGAG GCACTGAGTCCACTTGATTTCGATGCTTTTGTCGCTTTGATGGGCTACAAAATGATTGAACTTGATCCGGAGGATGTTCTCTTAGAAGCGTGGAGCAAATGGGATCTCGAGGGGACTGGTTTCATTCTTGAGGAAAG AATATTTCATGACCTGATTTCGCATGGCGACCGATTTACCGAGAAGGAAGCTCATCGTGCCCTGGAAGATGCTCCACTCGCCAAGGCTAAAACCCTAGATGAACCGCCTATGAttgattatcaagcattttgcAGCATGCTTGCAGGGCTCAGACGAAGAAAGCAACCAGACTAA